Below is a genomic region from Anaerolineales bacterium.
CTCGCCGAACAAATCGCCCTGCTCGAGATCGGCAACAGCCTGGCGCACGCCTCCGAGCTGGACGACATCCTGCAGCTCGTCGTCAAGCACGCCTCCCCCGCCGACACGCCCACGGCGAAGGCGACCATTCACCTCATCGATCACGACAGCCTGCGGCTGCTGCCGCGCGCCGTTTCACAATCGAGCGGCGAACCCGCCCACGCCGTCGGCTTCGACCCGAATCAAGGCATCGCCGGGCGCGCCGTCCACGAGAAGAGGCTCATCTACGTGCCCGACGTAAACAAGGAACCCGATTTCGTCAACACCAACGAGGATTTCAGATCCCTGATCGTCGTACCGCTCATCATCGAAAACGTCCCCGAGGGCACGCTCAGCGTGACCAGTCCCCACGTGGATGCGTTCGACGAAGACACCATCCGCCAACTGACCTCCCTCGCGAACCAGGCTTCGATCGCCCTGCGCAAGGCCCAGATCACGGAACGCCTGCGCAAATCCAACGCGGAATTGGAGATGCGTTCAAAGGAACTCGAAGCCAGCATCGTGGAATTGAAGTCCACCCAGCGTCAACTCATCCAGGCAAGTAAACTCGCCTCGATGGGCACACTCACCGCCGGAATCGCGCACGAGATCAACAACCCCCTGGCGGGGATCAAGCTCTTCGCCCAAAACACAAAACGCGCCCAGACAACCGGAAATCTCAAGCCCGAGAAGATGATCCAAAACCTGGAGAAAATCAGCGATCTGGTCGACAAGGCCGCGAAGATCATCGAACACCTGCGCACGTTCTCCAGACAGGCAACGGGTCACATGGAACTGATGCGCGTGAATCAGGCGGTCGAAGATTCGTTGAGCATGCTCTCCGAACAACTGAAACTGCAGAACATCGAAATCAACTTGCAGCTCGATGAAAACCTTCCCCAGGTACGAGGCGATACCAATCAGATCGAACAAGTCGTGCTCAACTTGATCACCAACGCACGAGACTCCCTGGATCGGGCTGAAAAAAAGGAAATATCGCTGCGGACGTACCAGGAGAACGGATTGGTGGTGATCGAAGTCGCCGACTCCGGGAGCGGCATCCCGTCCGAGATCATCGAAAACGTCTTCGATCCATTCTTCACGACCAAACCCGTGGACAAAGGGACGGGCCTGGGCTTATCCATAAGTCACGGAATCGTGGAGCTCCATGGCGGAGAGATCGAAGTCGAGAGCACACCCGACAAAGGATCCACTTTCCGGATCAAACTGCCAGCCGTGGAAAATGGAGCGGGAAACGACTGATGCAAGAGACGGCGCACATCCTCGTCGTGGACGATGAACCTTCCGTCCGTGAAGGTCTCAGCGACATGCTCTCCATCTGCGGGCACATCGTCACCTGCGCCAACGACGGCCAACAGGGCTTGGAACTCTTTCATAAGGCGCTCGAACGCGACGAGCTTCCCCCGTTCGACATTCTCATCTTCGACATCAAGATGCCGAACATGTCGGGGCTGGAATTGATGGAACGCGTCGTAAAATTGGACCCCGAGATTCCCATCATCATCATCACGGGCCACGGCGATTCGAACACGGCCACCTATGCGTTGGCCGGCGGAGCTTACGACTACATCACCAAGCCGCTCGAACCGGACCTGGTGCTGGATGCCGTCACCCGCGCCCTGGCAATCGGTCGTTTGAGACGACGCTTTAGGAAAACCGTTCAGAACGCCGGGGTCATCGGAGCCATCACCTCCGGGATCGCGAAAGAACTGGATACGCCCCTCAACAACATCACGCGGGCCGCCGAAGAACTCTCCAAGCAGCTCAATCAAATCAAACACCTCACCAGCCTCACCTTGCAGGCGGATGACCTGCCCGAAACGAACATTCCCATCGCAGACATCGACATGGATCCCGCCTATAAACAGATCGAGGTGATCACCCGTTCCGTGCTGCACTGCATCCGATTACTCGAAGCCCTGGATTTGCAGCCCCCACAGGATCACTAGCCCCCGGATAATTTCGCATCGCGGAAATACCGGTATGAAGCCCAAGCCGGCGCCGGGACATCGATACTGTGACCCGCCGCTCCTTCAAGAAGAATCAACAATCGTGGCAGAAATCAGGCGGGTCCAGGTTCCCTTTTTTACACAGGATGACTTACCAAGAAATGTATGACTTTCCCCACTAGGCGGGTCAACATTGTTGCATTCATGATTCTATGGATGCGGTCCACCAACGAGGACGTTGTGGAATGGCCTCGTTGTGTGGGAGAATTTATTTTTTCAAGGCGCTATACCCTTTCTTTTCTTCCCAAGACCCGGAACGAGAAAGGAATCGAGTCGGAGTTAACATAAGGTAGATATTGCTGGATCTAGCTTAGCCATCAGGAGGAAGACCCAATGGAAGAAATCGTTCTCGACCTGCCGTCCATGTATGCGGATCACCACGTGCTTGTGGTGAGGAACGCATTGGACGGAATCAAAGGCATCGAAGAAATCTATGCAAGTTCGGCATGGAGACAGCTTCTCGTGACCTTCGATCCAAAGGTTATCGATCCTTCGAAGATCGAAGAGACGCTGGAAGGGGCAGGATATCCGGTCGGTGAAGCGAAGGCAACAGCGATTGTGACCGCCGATGACATCAAACGAGATCCACATTGGGAAAGCCTCGGATCTCGCAACACCAAAACGAACATTGCGGACCTCAAGATGTCGGGCGAATTTCGTCGGTATTAACCCAGGAGGATGACAACGATGGCAAGGAAAATGAGATCTCCAGAGGAAGCGAGTCAAGATCAAGCCACGATAGGTATGCTCGAGTTTGCCCAAGAACATGAATATGAGACTTCCTTCTTTCGCGCGGATTCAATGGCCCCCTGTCCCATCGGCAGCGACGGTATGTGCTGTAAGGTTTGCGGAATGGGACCCTGCCGCCTGGTAAAGGACGGCCAGACCGGGGTTTGCGGTGCGACCATCGAGACGGTAGGTGCCCGCAATTTTGCCCGCATGGTTGCGGCAGGAGCCGCCTCGCACTCCGACCACGGACGCGATCTGGCCTACACGCTTCTGGCGGCGGCAGAAGGCCACGCCCCGGACTACAAGGTTCGTGATCCGGCGAAATTGGCGGAAATGGCTGACTACCTCGGCGTAGAGGTGAAGGGCAAATCCATAGAAGACCTCGCCCAAGAAGTTGCTTTGAAAGCACTGGAAGAATTCGGTAAACCCCGCGGCGAGATCACTTACATCAAACGCGCACCAGAGAAGAGACAACAAATCTGGCACAATCTGGGCATCACGCCCCGCAACGTCGATCGTGAAATCGTCGAGATCATGCACCGCACGCACGTGGGCAACGATCAGGACGCGGAACACATTCTCGACCAGGCCATGCGCACCGCGTTGGGCGACGGATGGGGCGGATCGATGCTCGCCACCGATCTTTCCGACGTGCTCTTCGGCACGCCAGGCCCCGTCATTTCCGAGGCGAATCTGGGCGTCCTGAAACAGGACGAAGTCAACATCATCATCCACGGTCACGAACCCACACTCTCCGAGATGATCGTCGCCGCCGCACAAGACCCTGAATTGATCGAGTACGCAAAAAGCAAGGGCGCCAAGGGCATCACCCTGGGCGGCATCTGCTGCACGGCGAACGAGACGCTGATGCGCCAGGGCGTACCCCTGGCAGGGAATTTCCTCCAACAGGAATTGGCCATCCTGACGGGAGCCGTCGAAGCCATGGTGGTGGACATCCAATGCATCATGCAGGGAGTGGTGAAGCTCGCTGATAAATTCCACACCGAAGTGATCACCACGTCACCCAAGGCAAAAATCACCGGCGCCACCCACATGGAATTCGATGAACTGCGTGCCATGGAGATCGCCAAGGACATCGTGCGAACCGCCTGCGATCGCTTCCCCGAACGCGGCGAAATGAGGATCCCCGATGAACACACGCCGCTCATCCCCGGTTTTTCGCACGAATACATAAATTATGCCCTGGGTGGGGTCTACCGCGGTTCCCTCCGGCCGCTCAATGACGCCATTGCGGCTGGACGTATCCGCGGCGTCGTCGCCAATATCGGCTGCAACAACGCGCGTGTCTGCCACGACAAGCTGCACCGAGAGGTCGTCACCGAGTTCATTAAAAACGACGTGCTCGTGGTCGAAACCGGATGCGGCGCAATCGCCAGCGCCAAGCAAGGCTACATGACTCCGGAGGCGGCACTCGAGTATGCCGGCCCGGGTCTGCGTGAAGTATGTGAAGCCGTGGGAATCCCTCCCGTGCTGCACATGGGTTCGTGCGTGGATAACTCGCGTATTTTGACCGTGCTGGCCCAAATGGCCACAGAAGGCGGCTTAGGGGAAGATATCAGCGACATCCCCGCCGTGGGATTGGCACCGGAATGGATGAGCGAGAAAGCCATTTCTATCGCCACCTACTGCGTCGCATCCGGCGCCTATGTCATCATGGGCCACTCCAGTCCCGTTTCGGGCATCGAAGAAGTCACGCGCCTGATCAGCGACGGTTGGGAAGAAAAAGTTGGCGGCAGACTGGAATTCTGCAACGACAGCGAGGAAATCGTCCGTCGAAGTCTGGCGCACATTGACAAAAAGCGCGCCGACCTCGGGCTGCACGAATACGACCCAAGCAAATGGGGTCAGAGCGGCGATTGGAGAATCGACGAACTTGTGGAATTGCCTTTGCCCGAACGTATTAATGCCGTATACGGTAATCAGGCGAAGTAGAGAGGGAAAAGATCATGTCACGTTACATTGCAACTCGCGCTATTCGAGGCGCCAACGCCATCGTAGCGGAGGCAGAAAAGGCACTGACGAAGGCCATTGAGGAAAAGGGGCGCGATGCGCCTGTCGCCTTCCCCAATACGGCGTATTATCTGCCCGTTATTCTGGGAATGCTCGGGCACGAGGTCAGTACGTTGGGGGA
It encodes:
- a CDS encoding ATP-binding protein gives rise to the protein LAEQIALLEIGNSLAHASELDDILQLVVKHASPADTPTAKATIHLIDHDSLRLLPRAVSQSSGEPAHAVGFDPNQGIAGRAVHEKRLIYVPDVNKEPDFVNTNEDFRSLIVVPLIIENVPEGTLSVTSPHVDAFDEDTIRQLTSLANQASIALRKAQITERLRKSNAELEMRSKELEASIVELKSTQRQLIQASKLASMGTLTAGIAHEINNPLAGIKLFAQNTKRAQTTGNLKPEKMIQNLEKISDLVDKAAKIIEHLRTFSRQATGHMELMRVNQAVEDSLSMLSEQLKLQNIEINLQLDENLPQVRGDTNQIEQVVLNLITNARDSLDRAEKKEISLRTYQENGLVVIEVADSGSGIPSEIIENVFDPFFTTKPVDKGTGLGLSISHGIVELHGGEIEVESTPDKGSTFRIKLPAVENGAGND
- the cooS gene encoding anaerobic carbon-monoxide dehydrogenase catalytic subunit encodes the protein MARKMRSPEEASQDQATIGMLEFAQEHEYETSFFRADSMAPCPIGSDGMCCKVCGMGPCRLVKDGQTGVCGATIETVGARNFARMVAAGAASHSDHGRDLAYTLLAAAEGHAPDYKVRDPAKLAEMADYLGVEVKGKSIEDLAQEVALKALEEFGKPRGEITYIKRAPEKRQQIWHNLGITPRNVDREIVEIMHRTHVGNDQDAEHILDQAMRTALGDGWGGSMLATDLSDVLFGTPGPVISEANLGVLKQDEVNIIIHGHEPTLSEMIVAAAQDPELIEYAKSKGAKGITLGGICCTANETLMRQGVPLAGNFLQQELAILTGAVEAMVVDIQCIMQGVVKLADKFHTEVITTSPKAKITGATHMEFDELRAMEIAKDIVRTACDRFPERGEMRIPDEHTPLIPGFSHEYINYALGGVYRGSLRPLNDAIAAGRIRGVVANIGCNNARVCHDKLHREVVTEFIKNDVLVVETGCGAIASAKQGYMTPEAALEYAGPGLREVCEAVGIPPVLHMGSCVDNSRILTVLAQMATEGGLGEDISDIPAVGLAPEWMSEKAISIATYCVASGAYVIMGHSSPVSGIEEVTRLISDGWEEKVGGRLEFCNDSEEIVRRSLAHIDKKRADLGLHEYDPSKWGQSGDWRIDELVELPLPERINAVYGNQAK
- a CDS encoding response regulator; its protein translation is MQETAHILVVDDEPSVREGLSDMLSICGHIVTCANDGQQGLELFHKALERDELPPFDILIFDIKMPNMSGLELMERVVKLDPEIPIIIITGHGDSNTATYALAGGAYDYITKPLEPDLVLDAVTRALAIGRLRRRFRKTVQNAGVIGAITSGIAKELDTPLNNITRAAEELSKQLNQIKHLTSLTLQADDLPETNIPIADIDMDPAYKQIEVITRSVLHCIRLLEALDLQPPQDH
- a CDS encoding heavy-metal-associated domain-containing protein; this encodes MEEIVLDLPSMYADHHVLVVRNALDGIKGIEEIYASSAWRQLLVTFDPKVIDPSKIEETLEGAGYPVGEAKATAIVTADDIKRDPHWESLGSRNTKTNIADLKMSGEFRRY